Proteins found in one Bremerella volcania genomic segment:
- a CDS encoding DUF1549 domain-containing protein produces the protein MRTISTVLLGIVIATWQLSACAETFEAIHPRTCRPGQSTNVVIHGKDLSDTLRLALSTPDITWKVEKIEPTQAVVSVHVPADHPLGPVHLWIAGKNGTAQVRTLLVDGMEAVADNGNNHSRESAQEIPALASVEGTCDPSLSDFYRLHVQAGQRVSFEVHTQILHSAMDPVCRVIDETGKTLIQADDSEIGPDIRFHYVFPQEGNYWIEVHDNRNAAGGAPYQLRVGDFPTVNQSFPLAVQTDHKAEVSFLGPDAGQVPGREIQIPSDAPAMVNLQAQTMEGKSATWVPLLTSKYPQVTESSSIPVSSPPIGISGRLNEPKEVDVYPIQGVKGQLVRFRSKTRSLNSPTLLQMQLLNASGGKITETKVSDTDEWSMDATFPDDGEYRLEVSDLLKRGGEEFSYWVELVPAGTFSVSIKGDAKTREQFAIELNNGACAIDLDVIRFGFDGEIDLALTKPDCGIRLVNSRIPAKANSSRVYLVASENWKLDQLESVKLVATASGNPANSCIVNSHSIHRAKEPFVLTPNSQLDGALILSASVNTDSPFAMEAAGPISFARPLRSHTAQMNLKRLQGEFKSGVEVLAETLPAGWGAQAKADKDAYKLTFTRNERATGEPDHLVLQAYGEFKGVGRLETINVPIQWMDPLKVQLSFNEPIVRGGSVHVRASLIREGGEHQPVTLTFANLPPGITGPESIVISADQSTTDFELKIGSDVSLDVPQKLTIQAASKFQGQDFSVDSTHEMPLVIESPKQLAIYPTAIELNDSMGRQQIVVIGSNETGKSRDWSRHARITSSRPEIAEVRNGVVYPLADGQAEINIEVGTAHQVIPVKVSQTSTRRPVQFESEVLVALSKQGCNSGACHGSPSGKGGFRLSLRAFDLKLDQLTLIHEDFGRRVNLIEPEKSLLLLKPLMSVAHGGGKQLHKGDEAYAILRDWIAGGAHSDPADTPRVTRLEVTPSGKQVRWVADGSQQLAVTAHFADGDSRDVTHLAAYESSNTTVATVNANGLVTPHARGEAVVLVRLLEYIESVPLMFVENQPGFQWAAPSPANYIDQLVNEKLRQLQYLPAETCTDAEFIRRVHLDLIGVLPTVEETSTFLSDASLDKRSKLIDALLDRDEYAKFWALKWGDLLKMTSKEVGDDGVYKYHRWVEDTLRTNMPYDEFATALLTGSGSTLANPPANFYRTAADMNQCVETISQVFLGARLQCAKCHNHPFERWTQDNYYGLGAFFNRVQHRNTDRPGEMFIYTSLSGEVTQPRTGEVMAPWLPQVGTIERASDSDQRIAFAEWLVNAENPYFARIEANRIWSHLFARGIVEPIDDFRDSNPPANGPLLDALEKDFVDSGFDRKHLLRAILNSRTYQASHATNEMNREDTTYFSHQEPRMLGAEQLLDAINHTLNLNQKLGSLPTGTLATQMPAPDVAKVDFLKVFGQPERSTVCACERSSDSNLGMAIELFNGSLIHEKLRDKNNRFRTSLTEGKSTEETIKELYLAALCRLPSEVELKAALDHCSKATDPVSGIEDVCWALFNTDEFLFQH, from the coding sequence ATGAGAACGATTTCAACTGTCTTACTGGGCATTGTGATAGCCACGTGGCAGTTGTCCGCTTGTGCCGAAACGTTCGAAGCGATCCATCCGCGTACCTGTAGGCCAGGACAATCCACCAACGTGGTCATCCATGGGAAAGACCTTTCCGACACGCTGCGGTTGGCGCTGAGTACGCCCGACATCACCTGGAAAGTTGAGAAGATCGAGCCGACCCAAGCAGTCGTATCGGTTCATGTACCGGCGGATCACCCTCTTGGACCGGTACATCTTTGGATAGCGGGAAAGAACGGGACAGCTCAGGTTCGTACGCTTCTGGTGGATGGGATGGAAGCCGTAGCGGATAACGGAAATAATCATTCCCGCGAGTCGGCACAGGAGATTCCTGCGCTGGCTTCGGTCGAGGGAACGTGCGATCCGTCGTTGAGCGACTTCTATCGGTTACACGTCCAAGCTGGGCAACGCGTTTCATTTGAGGTGCATACGCAGATCTTACACTCGGCGATGGATCCAGTATGCCGCGTCATTGACGAAACAGGAAAGACCCTTATCCAGGCAGACGATTCTGAGATTGGTCCTGATATTCGCTTCCACTACGTGTTTCCCCAGGAAGGCAATTACTGGATCGAAGTCCACGACAATCGCAATGCGGCTGGTGGTGCGCCATACCAACTGCGGGTAGGCGATTTTCCCACAGTCAATCAAAGCTTTCCACTTGCCGTGCAAACGGATCACAAGGCTGAAGTCTCTTTTCTAGGGCCAGACGCCGGGCAAGTACCGGGTCGTGAAATTCAGATTCCGTCCGATGCACCCGCGATGGTCAACCTTCAGGCTCAGACGATGGAAGGAAAATCGGCCACGTGGGTTCCGCTGCTTACCAGTAAATACCCCCAAGTCACCGAGTCTTCGTCGATTCCAGTCTCCTCACCGCCTATCGGTATTAGTGGTCGCCTGAATGAACCCAAAGAAGTCGACGTCTATCCCATCCAGGGAGTTAAGGGGCAATTGGTCCGTTTCAGGTCGAAAACGCGAAGCCTCAATAGCCCTACTTTGCTTCAGATGCAATTGCTCAACGCGTCGGGCGGCAAGATCACTGAAACGAAAGTGTCTGATACGGACGAATGGAGCATGGACGCGACATTTCCTGACGATGGCGAATATCGACTGGAAGTTTCTGACCTGTTAAAGCGGGGCGGAGAAGAGTTCAGCTATTGGGTCGAACTGGTACCGGCGGGAACCTTCTCGGTGTCGATTAAAGGAGACGCTAAGACACGAGAACAATTCGCGATCGAGCTAAACAACGGCGCCTGTGCGATTGATCTCGACGTAATTCGCTTTGGCTTTGACGGCGAAATCGACCTGGCGCTGACGAAACCCGATTGTGGCATCCGATTGGTGAACTCACGAATACCAGCCAAAGCGAATTCGTCACGGGTATACCTCGTGGCTAGCGAAAACTGGAAGCTCGATCAGTTGGAATCGGTGAAACTTGTCGCCACGGCCTCGGGGAATCCTGCCAACTCGTGCATCGTCAATAGCCACTCGATTCACCGAGCAAAAGAACCCTTCGTATTGACGCCCAATTCTCAATTGGACGGAGCTTTGATTCTATCGGCGAGCGTGAATACAGATTCCCCGTTCGCAATGGAAGCGGCGGGACCAATTTCGTTTGCCCGCCCGCTTCGTTCCCATACCGCCCAAATGAACCTCAAACGACTGCAAGGCGAATTCAAGTCAGGCGTCGAAGTCCTTGCCGAGACGTTACCGGCCGGCTGGGGTGCTCAGGCTAAGGCCGACAAAGACGCCTACAAGCTGACGTTCACGCGAAACGAAAGGGCGACCGGCGAGCCCGATCATCTTGTACTTCAGGCCTATGGAGAGTTCAAAGGGGTCGGACGTTTGGAAACAATCAATGTACCGATCCAATGGATGGATCCTCTTAAGGTACAACTGTCGTTTAACGAGCCGATCGTGCGAGGCGGTTCCGTGCATGTTCGTGCCAGCTTAATTCGTGAAGGAGGCGAACATCAGCCTGTAACCCTGACATTTGCCAATCTTCCGCCAGGTATCACTGGCCCTGAATCGATCGTAATTTCAGCCGATCAATCCACGACGGACTTTGAACTAAAGATTGGTAGTGACGTATCTCTCGACGTCCCCCAGAAGCTAACGATTCAAGCTGCTAGCAAGTTTCAGGGGCAGGATTTCTCCGTGGATTCAACCCACGAAATGCCATTGGTGATCGAAAGCCCGAAACAGTTGGCTATCTATCCCACCGCAATCGAGCTGAACGACTCCATGGGCCGCCAACAAATCGTGGTCATCGGTAGTAACGAAACCGGTAAGTCGCGTGATTGGTCGCGGCATGCTCGGATTACTTCGTCCCGCCCAGAAATCGCTGAGGTGCGTAACGGGGTCGTTTATCCGCTGGCAGACGGCCAAGCAGAGATCAACATCGAAGTTGGGACTGCGCATCAAGTGATTCCGGTGAAGGTGTCGCAGACGTCGACGCGTCGCCCGGTCCAATTCGAGTCCGAGGTGCTGGTGGCCCTGTCAAAGCAGGGATGCAACTCAGGTGCCTGTCATGGATCTCCCAGCGGTAAAGGAGGATTTCGATTATCCCTGAGAGCGTTTGATCTGAAGCTGGATCAACTCACCTTGATTCACGAGGATTTCGGCCGCCGCGTTAACCTGATCGAACCTGAGAAGAGCCTTTTGTTGCTTAAGCCGCTGATGAGTGTGGCTCACGGCGGTGGCAAGCAATTGCATAAAGGAGACGAAGCTTATGCCATCCTGCGAGACTGGATCGCCGGCGGCGCGCACTCGGATCCGGCTGACACTCCCAGGGTGACCAGGCTCGAAGTCACTCCGAGTGGAAAGCAAGTTCGTTGGGTCGCCGACGGTAGTCAGCAGTTGGCAGTAACGGCACACTTCGCCGATGGCGACTCGCGCGATGTTACCCATCTTGCGGCGTACGAGTCGTCGAATACTACGGTTGCGACGGTCAATGCGAATGGACTCGTCACGCCGCATGCCCGCGGCGAAGCGGTGGTTCTCGTGCGATTGTTGGAATACATTGAATCGGTCCCATTGATGTTCGTCGAAAACCAGCCAGGTTTTCAATGGGCGGCGCCGTCGCCTGCCAATTACATTGATCAACTGGTTAACGAGAAACTGAGGCAGCTCCAGTACCTCCCAGCGGAAACCTGTACCGATGCAGAGTTCATTCGAAGAGTTCACCTGGACCTAATTGGCGTGTTGCCCACGGTTGAGGAGACCTCAACGTTCTTGTCGGATGCTTCCCTTGATAAGCGATCGAAGCTGATCGATGCACTTCTGGATCGGGACGAGTACGCCAAGTTCTGGGCGCTCAAGTGGGGTGATCTTCTGAAAATGACTAGTAAAGAGGTCGGAGATGACGGCGTGTATAAGTATCATCGCTGGGTCGAAGACACGCTCCGCACGAACATGCCTTACGACGAATTTGCCACGGCACTTCTGACCGGATCCGGTAGCACCTTGGCGAACCCACCGGCGAACTTCTATCGTACGGCTGCCGACATGAACCAATGTGTCGAAACGATCTCGCAGGTGTTTCTCGGGGCGCGCTTGCAGTGTGCCAAGTGTCACAATCATCCCTTCGAGCGGTGGACGCAAGACAATTACTATGGCCTAGGAGCGTTCTTCAATCGAGTGCAGCACCGTAATACCGATCGCCCCGGAGAGATGTTCATCTACACATCACTCTCAGGCGAGGTCACGCAGCCGCGGACTGGAGAGGTGATGGCTCCATGGCTACCACAAGTTGGCACTATCGAACGCGCGTCCGATTCTGATCAGCGGATCGCTTTTGCCGAGTGGCTCGTCAACGCTGAAAACCCTTATTTCGCTCGAATCGAAGCCAATAGAATTTGGAGCCACCTATTTGCTCGAGGGATTGTCGAACCAATCGACGACTTTCGTGACTCGAATCCTCCTGCGAATGGCCCGTTGCTGGATGCATTGGAAAAAGATTTCGTTGACAGCGGATTCGATCGAAAGCATTTGTTGCGAGCAATCTTGAACAGTCGGACCTATCAAGCGAGCCACGCGACCAACGAGATGAATCGCGAAGATACAACCTATTTCTCGCACCAGGAACCACGTATGTTGGGAGCCGAACAGTTGCTTGACGCGATCAATCATACGTTGAATCTGAACCAGAAACTGGGCAGTTTGCCGACAGGAACGTTGGCGACCCAGATGCCGGCACCGGATGTCGCGAAAGTCGATTTCCTGAAGGTGTTTGGGCAACCGGAGCGCAGCACCGTTTGCGCGTGCGAACGTTCCAGTGATTCCAATCTTGGTATGGCAATTGAACTGTTCAACGGATCGCTGATCCATGAGAAGCTGCGAGACAAGAATAATCGCTTCCGAACAAGCCTTACCGAAGGTAAGAGTACCGAAGAGACCATCAAAGAGCTTTACCTCGCCGCCTTATGTCGTTTGCCATCCGAAGTGGAACTAAAAGCGGCGCTGGATCACTGCTCGAAGGCGACCGATCCCGTATCGGGTATCGAGGATGTTTGTTGGGCACTGTTCAACACGGATGAGTTTTTGTTTCAGCATTGA
- a CDS encoding DUF1501 domain-containing protein, producing MLRIAAGGVMGATLPSLPISAAESGENRPIGFGKAKSVLIVLLSGGPSQLDTLDLKPNAPQEVRGEFHPISTKVPGICVCEHLPKLASQMQRWAIVRTMAHREHNHLLATHVALTGRPTPLPRGGSDLDRVESRNDFPNFAAALDFIRPRTDGIPSGVSLPNYLIEGPLTWPGQHAGFLGAKHDPWQINGDPNDKNFRIEALSMRDGVSLDRLQSRHQLLDDLNHGRAPLSGINTDSLRDQRDVAYKLLNSGKLAQAFDIGRESDETRERYGRNKFGQSLLLSWRMIDAGVPIVQATMGIVQTWDTHVDNWGKLKNRLLPELDQGLAALTDDLENSGKLDETLLIVMGEFGRTPKVSTLPGQTIPGRDHWAHAYSGLFAGAGIQGGQVLGETDSKAAYPITTSWSPADVCSTVFNAVGVNADATIYDPLTRPHHLLNGSVISNLYTGASV from the coding sequence ATGTTGCGTATTGCCGCAGGCGGCGTTATGGGAGCAACTCTACCCAGTTTGCCGATTTCCGCTGCCGAATCAGGCGAAAACCGGCCAATTGGGTTTGGGAAGGCAAAGTCGGTTTTGATTGTGCTATTGAGTGGCGGCCCCAGCCAACTCGACACTCTCGATCTCAAGCCGAATGCTCCCCAAGAGGTACGAGGTGAGTTTCATCCGATCTCAACGAAGGTGCCGGGAATTTGCGTTTGCGAACACCTTCCGAAGCTTGCCAGTCAAATGCAACGCTGGGCAATTGTGCGAACCATGGCTCATCGCGAGCACAACCATCTTCTGGCGACGCACGTGGCTCTTACCGGTCGGCCAACTCCGCTGCCACGTGGTGGATCGGACCTGGACCGGGTGGAGTCTCGCAATGACTTTCCCAATTTCGCGGCAGCTCTCGATTTCATTCGTCCCCGGACCGATGGAATTCCGAGTGGTGTTTCGCTTCCAAATTACTTGATCGAGGGACCACTTACCTGGCCAGGGCAGCACGCTGGATTCCTGGGGGCTAAACACGACCCTTGGCAGATCAACGGTGATCCAAATGATAAGAACTTTCGTATCGAGGCACTGTCAATGCGGGATGGCGTTTCGCTCGATCGCCTGCAATCGCGTCACCAATTGCTCGACGACCTGAACCACGGCCGTGCACCTTTGTCCGGAATCAATACGGACTCGCTTCGCGACCAAAGAGACGTCGCCTATAAACTACTGAATTCCGGAAAACTGGCCCAGGCATTTGATATCGGTCGCGAATCGGACGAGACTCGCGAGCGGTACGGTCGCAATAAGTTCGGACAGTCTCTGCTGTTGTCTTGGCGGATGATCGACGCAGGCGTGCCCATCGTGCAGGCAACGATGGGAATCGTGCAGACATGGGATACTCACGTCGACAATTGGGGGAAACTCAAGAACCGACTTCTGCCTGAACTCGATCAAGGATTAGCGGCATTGACGGACGATCTGGAGAACTCGGGCAAACTTGATGAAACGTTATTGATCGTCATGGGGGAATTTGGTCGCACGCCGAAGGTCTCAACGCTTCCGGGGCAAACCATTCCGGGACGCGATCATTGGGCACACGCGTACAGCGGGTTGTTCGCAGGTGCTGGAATCCAAGGAGGTCAAGTCCTGGGAGAAACCGATTCAAAAGCCGCTTATCCGATCACCACGTCCTGGTCTCCGGCCGATGTCTGCAGCACGGTTTTCAACGCTGTTGGGGTTAACGCGGATGCCACCATCTACGATCCATTGACGCGCCCGCATCACCTGCTCAATGGTTCGGTGATTTCTAATCTTTACACGGGAGCCAGCGTATGA
- a CDS encoding DUF1501 domain-containing protein, translating to MSHYTRQIDLPTEGFTRRQFLNDLGLGFGSIALSTMLANDGFAGTQLQQIAPRAKSVIWLFMIGGASHLETFDPKPALNKYAGKTIEETPHAAVLKSSFLENERVVAFDPNNGFIRNKLFPMQIGFTPRGESGLEISDWLPHVGDRADDLCLIRSMWTEDSNHGAQLQFHTGRHRVEGFFPTIGSWVNYGLGSINDNLPQFVVMGTPVADCCGGRECHRANYLGPQYDGVPLNIDPANPLPYAKPPQGTFQEEQIGQFELLRKLNGLTADNFPDDDALAARIRSYELAYRMQTAVPEVVQFSDETQETTDLYGIEQKETKTFGQQLLAARRLVERGVRFVQIYHGSNGGAGQWDSHKGLKASHAKLCKQIDQPLGALLKDLKRRGLLDETLVVWATEFGRTPGSQSADGRDHHPYGFTIAMAGGGIKGGVAHGATDELGFHAVENRHYVTDVHATVLHQLGLDPRAMHVPGRKRLERDFGHVIGEVIS from the coding sequence ATGAGCCATTACACCCGCCAAATCGATCTGCCCACCGAGGGCTTTACTCGTCGTCAGTTTCTCAATGATCTAGGCCTGGGATTCGGCAGTATCGCCCTTTCCACCATGCTGGCAAACGATGGCTTTGCCGGAACCCAACTGCAGCAGATAGCGCCTCGTGCGAAGAGTGTAATTTGGCTGTTCATGATTGGAGGAGCGAGTCACCTGGAGACGTTTGATCCGAAGCCGGCGCTCAACAAATATGCGGGCAAGACGATTGAAGAGACTCCTCATGCCGCCGTCCTGAAGTCTTCGTTTCTGGAAAACGAACGGGTCGTGGCATTCGATCCGAATAATGGATTTATCCGCAATAAGCTGTTTCCCATGCAGATCGGCTTCACTCCACGGGGCGAGAGTGGACTGGAGATCAGTGACTGGCTACCGCATGTTGGCGACCGGGCCGACGATCTCTGTTTAATCCGATCCATGTGGACTGAAGATAGCAATCACGGCGCGCAGCTACAGTTTCATACTGGGCGGCATCGCGTCGAAGGATTCTTTCCGACGATCGGTTCATGGGTCAATTATGGGCTAGGCTCAATCAATGATAATCTGCCTCAGTTTGTCGTCATGGGGACACCGGTTGCCGACTGTTGCGGAGGGCGAGAGTGTCATCGGGCGAACTATCTTGGACCTCAATATGATGGCGTTCCGTTGAATATCGACCCCGCGAACCCACTTCCATATGCTAAGCCTCCGCAAGGGACATTTCAGGAGGAGCAAATCGGTCAATTTGAACTCCTTCGCAAGCTGAACGGACTCACTGCCGACAACTTCCCTGACGATGATGCCCTGGCTGCTCGGATTCGTTCCTATGAGCTCGCCTATCGCATGCAAACGGCCGTGCCGGAGGTTGTTCAGTTCTCAGATGAAACTCAAGAGACGACGGATCTCTACGGGATTGAACAAAAGGAAACGAAGACTTTTGGACAGCAGCTACTCGCCGCCCGGCGTTTGGTCGAGCGTGGAGTGCGGTTTGTACAGATTTATCATGGAAGCAATGGCGGGGCTGGACAATGGGATAGCCATAAAGGCCTCAAGGCGAGTCACGCCAAGCTCTGCAAGCAAATCGATCAACCGCTTGGGGCACTCCTGAAGGATCTGAAGCGGCGTGGGCTTCTCGACGAGACGCTTGTGGTTTGGGCGACTGAATTCGGCCGGACGCCTGGTTCGCAAAGCGCCGATGGACGAGACCATCACCCATATGGATTCACGATCGCCATGGCTGGCGGAGGTATCAAAGGGGGTGTGGCCCATGGGGCGACCGATGAATTAGGTTTCCATGCGGTGGAGAATCGACATTACGTCACGGATGTTCACGCCACCGTTTTGCACCAACTCGGTCTCGACCCTCGTGCGATGCATGTGCCTGGAAGAAAGCGATTGGAGAGAGACTTCGGGCATGTGATTGGCGAGGTAATCAGCTAA
- a CDS encoding DUF1501 domain-containing protein, which produces MINRRQILQAGALGALGLGWGDLQAHLAAAEHHQSLPRKRAKACIFLFMWGGPSQLETFDLKPDAPAEVRGDFKPIATKVPGTQICEHFGRVAQWTDKLAIVRSLTHDDPAHLSSGHATLTGQLAPVVKSDADPPSSKDSPHLGSLISKLRPNDNGLPSFVAMPWKALHPAAPGGEAPGQHGGWLGSAYDGMLLGGDLNDPNWRPQGLGLPADIELGRLQSRVELMKMMDAQRVGIHKSLAASSFESHQTRALEMIGSAKVRSAFDLSQETPETRERYGRNIHGQCVLMARRLVEHGVPLVSVNWHNDGKNFWDTHGNNFNRLKNDLIPPADMALAALLQDLEERGMLDETLVAWVGEFGRKPQISQNNAGREHWPFCYNGLLAGGGIKPGIVYGASDKHAAYPVSDPVTPQDFATTILHAMGVSTTQSLLDRENRPHHVCSGRILQDLLVG; this is translated from the coding sequence ATGATTAATCGTCGACAGATACTTCAAGCCGGCGCGCTGGGTGCCTTGGGACTTGGCTGGGGAGATTTACAGGCCCATCTTGCTGCGGCGGAACATCATCAAAGCTTGCCGCGAAAACGCGCCAAGGCATGCATCTTCTTGTTCATGTGGGGCGGCCCCAGCCAACTCGAGACATTCGACTTGAAGCCGGATGCACCGGCCGAAGTGCGTGGCGATTTCAAACCAATTGCGACGAAGGTGCCAGGAACCCAGATCTGCGAGCACTTTGGCCGGGTGGCACAGTGGACGGACAAACTGGCAATCGTCCGTTCGCTTACGCACGATGATCCTGCGCACTTATCCAGCGGGCACGCTACCCTTACTGGGCAATTGGCACCAGTTGTCAAGAGCGATGCCGATCCGCCAAGTTCCAAGGATTCACCTCACCTCGGCTCGCTGATATCGAAATTGCGACCCAACGACAACGGTCTGCCATCCTTCGTGGCCATGCCTTGGAAAGCGCTTCACCCGGCGGCGCCCGGTGGCGAGGCACCTGGGCAGCATGGCGGGTGGCTTGGGTCGGCATACGATGGAATGCTTCTTGGCGGAGACCTGAACGATCCGAACTGGCGTCCACAAGGACTCGGTTTGCCTGCGGATATTGAACTGGGGCGTCTACAATCTCGGGTCGAATTGATGAAGATGATGGATGCACAGCGTGTTGGAATTCATAAGTCGTTGGCGGCTTCATCCTTTGAAAGTCACCAGACACGAGCACTCGAAATGATCGGTTCCGCCAAGGTTCGCAGTGCATTTGATCTTTCCCAGGAAACTCCCGAGACACGGGAGCGTTACGGCCGGAACATACACGGCCAGTGTGTTTTGATGGCACGCCGTTTGGTGGAACATGGTGTGCCGTTGGTTTCAGTCAATTGGCATAACGATGGCAAGAACTTTTGGGATACGCATGGGAACAATTTCAATCGTTTGAAGAACGATTTAATTCCTCCGGCTGACATGGCGCTTGCGGCGTTATTGCAAGACCTGGAAGAACGCGGCATGTTGGACGAAACTCTCGTGGCTTGGGTCGGAGAGTTTGGTCGTAAGCCCCAAATCAGTCAGAACAATGCCGGGCGAGAGCATTGGCCATTCTGCTACAACGGCCTATTGGCTGGCGGCGGAATCAAGCCGGGGATTGTTTATGGTGCCAGCGATAAACACGCTGCCTATCCCGTTTCCGATCCCGTCACCCCTCAAGATTTCGCGACAACCATCCTGCATGCAATGGGTGTTTCCACAACGCAATCGTTACTGGATCGTGAGAACCGGCCTCATCATGTTTGTTCCGGCAGAATCTTGCAGGATTTGCTCGTCGGATAG
- a CDS encoding alanine racemase, protein MFDRLLSVKFEQLATPRLVIDSQLVRRNLEALQQYAQQHNLLVRPHAKTHKSLRVAQEQLNVGSRGLSVAKVGEAEVLSQECDDLLIAYPAIDASRCDRIAQLAKKINLRVTVDSQEGVDALANAAKLHGTTIGILVDQDVGFHRTGISSADGVVELAKFVVNKPGAIRLDGIFFYPGHITAPPDQQQDALQRIDVQLQRTLKRCQETGIEINVVSGGSTPTAFQSHLITCQTEIRPGTYVFNDMNTVRGGFCSIDQCAAVVIATVVSTAVAGKVVVDAGTKALSSDRNWIIPDSGFGHVIEYPEAKIVRLSEEHGEIDISNSPSRPRLGERVAIIPNHICLCINLHDTVSWLDGAGKSERIPVDCRGMIH, encoded by the coding sequence ATGTTCGATCGATTGTTGTCCGTGAAATTCGAGCAGCTTGCCACACCTCGTCTCGTTATTGACTCACAACTCGTGCGGCGAAATCTTGAGGCGCTTCAACAATATGCGCAGCAGCACAATTTACTGGTGCGTCCCCACGCCAAGACGCACAAGTCGCTACGCGTCGCTCAAGAGCAGTTGAATGTGGGTAGTCGAGGGTTATCAGTTGCCAAAGTGGGTGAAGCAGAGGTTCTGAGTCAAGAATGCGATGACTTGCTGATTGCCTACCCTGCTATCGATGCGTCGAGGTGCGATCGGATAGCTCAGCTTGCCAAGAAGATCAATCTAAGAGTTACGGTAGATTCACAGGAGGGGGTCGACGCATTGGCAAACGCCGCGAAGCTGCATGGCACGACGATTGGGATACTCGTCGATCAAGATGTTGGCTTTCATCGAACGGGTATTTCGTCGGCGGATGGGGTCGTAGAACTAGCCAAGTTCGTAGTCAACAAGCCTGGTGCGATTCGTCTAGACGGAATCTTCTTCTATCCTGGGCACATCACGGCACCACCTGATCAACAGCAAGACGCTTTGCAGCGAATTGACGTTCAACTTCAGAGGACTCTAAAACGTTGCCAAGAGACGGGAATCGAAATCAATGTCGTATCCGGGGGTTCAACACCGACGGCGTTTCAATCACACCTGATCACGTGCCAGACGGAGATTCGCCCAGGTACGTATGTGTTCAATGACATGAATACCGTTCGAGGTGGCTTCTGCAGCATAGACCAGTGCGCCGCAGTGGTTATTGCGACCGTGGTAAGCACCGCTGTTGCTGGAAAAGTCGTGGTTGATGCTGGAACTAAAGCCCTTTCAAGCGACCGAAATTGGATAATTCCAGATTCAGGTTTTGGCCACGTCATTGAGTATCCAGAAGCCAAGATCGTACGACTCAGCGAAGAACATGGCGAAATTGATATCTCGAATAGTCCATCTCGGCCACGTCTTGGCGAAAGAGTAGCCATCATCCCAAATCACATTTGCCTCTGCATCAACCTTCATGATACGGTTTCATGGCTTGACGGCGCCGGGAAGTCTGAACGAATTCCGGTCGATTGCCGTGGTATGATTCATTAG